In Piliocolobus tephrosceles isolate RC106 chromosome 4, ASM277652v3, whole genome shotgun sequence, the following are encoded in one genomic region:
- the LOC111526976 gene encoding LOW QUALITY PROTEIN: protocadherin beta-15 (The sequence of the model RefSeq protein was modified relative to this genomic sequence to represent the inferred CDS: deleted 1 base in 1 codon) has product MEPRGERFPEQRQVLILLLLLELALAGWEPRRYSVMEETERGSFVANLANDLGLGVGELAERGARVVSEDNEQGLQLDLQTGQLILNEKLDREKLCGPTEPCIMHFQVLLKKPLEVFRAELLVRDINDHSPEFPEREMTLKIPETSSLGTVFPLKKARDLDVGSNNVQNYNISPNSHFHVSTRTQGDGRKYPELVLDTELDREEQAELRLTLTAVDGGSPPRSGTVQILILVLDVNDNAPEFAQALYEVQVPENSPVGSLVVKVSARDLDTGTNGEISYSVSYSSQEINKPFELSSLSGEIRLIKKLDFETMSSYDLDIEASDGGGLSGKCSVSVKVLDVNDNFPELSISSLTSPIPENSPETEVALFRIRDRDSGENGKMICSIQDGVPFKLKPSVENFYRLVTEGALDRETRAQYNITITITDLGTPRLKTEHSITVLVSDVNDNAPAFTQTSYTLFVRENNSPALHIGSVSATDRDSGTNAQVTYSLLPPQDPHLPLASLVSINTDNGHLFALRSLVKDNGEPPRSATATLHVLLVDGFSQPYLPLPEAAPAQAQADSLTVYLVVALASVSSLFLLSMLLFVAVRLCRRSRAASVGRCSVPEGHFPGHLVDVSGTGTLSQSYQYEVCLTGGSESNDFKFLKPILPNILSQDSRRKSEYLE; this is encoded by the exons ATGGAGCCTAGAGGAGAGCGCTTTCCTGAACAAAGGCAAGTCCTGATTCTCCTTCTTTTACTGGAATTGGCTCTGGCAGGCTGGGAACCCCGTCGCTATTCTGTGATGGAGGAAACAGAGAGAGGTTCTTTTGTGGCTAACCTGGCCAATGACCtagggctgggagtgggggagCTAGCAGAGCGGGGAGCCCGGGTAGTTTCTGAGGATAACGAACAAGGCTTGCAGCTGGATCTGCAGACCGGGCAGTTGATATTAAATGAGAAGCTGGACCGGGAGAAGCTGTGTGGCCCCACCGAGCCCTGTATAATGCACTTCCAAGTGTTACTGAAAAAACCTTTGGAAGTATTTCGAGCTGAACTACTAGTGAGAGACATAAATGATCATTCTCCTGAGTTTCCTGAAAGAGAAATGACCCTGAAAATCCCAGAAACTAGCTCCCTTGGGACTGTGTTTCCTCTGAAAAAAGCTCGGGACTTGGACGTGGGCAGCAACAACGTTCAAAACTACAATATTTCTCCCAATTCTCATTTCCATGTTTCCACTCGCACCCAAGGGGATGGCAGGAAATACCCAGAGCTGGTGCTGGACACAGAACTGGATCGCGAGGAGCAGGCCGAGCTCAGATTAACCTTGACAGCGGTGGACGGTGGCTCTCCACCCCGATCTGGCACTGTCCAGATCCTCATCTTGGTCTTGGACGTCAATGACAATGCCCCGGAGTTTGCGCAGGCGCTCTACGAGGTGCAGGTCCCAGAGAACAGCCCAGTAGGCTCCCTAGTTGTCAAGGTCTCTGCTAGGGATTTAGACACTGGGACAAATGGAGAGATATCATACTCCGTTTCTTACAGCTCTCAGGAGATAAACAAACCTTTTGAGCTAAGCAGCCTTTCAGGAGAAATTCGACTAATTAAAAAACTAGATTTTGAGACAATGTCCTCATATGATCTAGATATAGAGGCATCTGATGGTGGGGGACTTTCTGGAAAATGCTCTGTCTCTGTTAAGGTGCTAGATGTTAACGATAACTTCCCAGAACTCAGTATTTCATCACTTACCAGCCCTATTCCCGAGAATTCTCCAGAGACAGAAGTGGCCCTGTTTAGGATTCGAGACCGAGACTctggggaaaatggaaaaatgatttgCTCAATTCAGGATGGTGTTCCTTTTAAGCTAAAACCTTCTGTTGAGAATTTCTACAGGCTGGTAACAGAAGGGGCGCTGGACAGAGAGACCAGAGCCCAGTacaacatcaccatcaccatcacagaCTTGGGGACCCCAAGGCTGAAAACCGAGCACAGCATAACCGTGCTGGTCTCCGACGTCAATGACAACGCC CCCGCCTTCACCCAAACCTCCTACACCCTGTTCGTCCGCGAGAACAACAGCCCCGCCCTGCACATTGGCAGCGTCAGCGCCACAGACAGAGACTCAGGCACCAACGCCCAGGTCACCTACTCGCTGCTGCCACCCCAGGACCCGCACCTGCCCCTCGCCTCCCTGGTCTCCATCAACACAGACAACGGCCACCTGTTCGCCCTCCGATC GCTGGTCAAGGACAATGGCGAGCCTCCGCGCTCGGCCACCGCCACGTTGCACGTGCTCCTGGTGGACGGCTTCTCCCAGCCCTACCTGCCTCTCCCTGAGGCGGCCCCGGCCCAGGCCCAGGCCGACTCGCTTACCGTCTACCTGGTGGTGGCGTTGGCCTCGGTGTCGTCGCTCTTCCTCTTGTCGATGCTCCTGTTCGTGGCGGTGCGGCTGTGCAGGAGGAGCAGGGCGGCCTCGGTGGGTCGCTGCTCAGTGCCCGAGGGCCACTTTCCAGGGCATCTGGTGGACGTGAGCGGCACCGGGACCCTGTCCCAGAGTTATCAGTATGAGGTGTGTCTGACTGGAGGCTCTGAAAGTAATGATTTCAAGTTCTTGAAGCCTATATTACCCAATATTCTGAGCCAGGACTCTAGGAGGAAATCAGAATATCTAGAATAG